The genomic DNA CCTGCCAGCGTGGGGGAGCGCCTGTCGACGACGCCACGGCGCGCTGGAGTGGACGAACGTAGCGCGCGAGGGGCGAAACCCGGCCGAACGGAGTATTCTCCACCGTACGTTCGTCCAGCGAACCGGCGATGGACGCCCGATAGCTGGACGAATTACAGCCTTATATCGATATTATTCTACCCCAAATCGGACGGTCGTCTGAATATACGCGAAAAAGTTGACACTGTGAACTCGAACGTTTATGTAGTAGTATCTGCTGACGGCTTGACGTGAGATACACCATGAACGTTGCAGAATGCGAGCTCGATATGGACGGTCGTACGGAATCTGAGGTGACCCGTTCGTGATGGGTGTCCTGCAGTCCGGGGCCGACATCGCGACGCTGGTCGAGGGGGTCAACCTGCTGTGGGTGCTGACGGTGACCTTCCTCATCTTCTTCATGCACGCCGGCTTCGCGATGCTGGAGGCCGGGCAGGTCCGCTCGAAGAACGTCGCCAACCAGCTGACGAAGAACATGCTCACCTGGTCCATCGGCGTCGTCGCCTTCTTCCTCGTCGGCGCGGGGGTCGCGAGCGTGACCGGGCAGCTGACCGGGCCGAACGCGCTCGTCCCGGGCGACCTGATCGCGACGTGGAGTTCGGACTCGGCCGGCTGGGTCAGCTGGCTGTTCGGCGCCGTCTTCGCGATGACCGCGGCGACCATCGTCAGCGGGGCGGTGGCCGGTCGCGCGAAGCTCCGCGCGTACGTCACGTACACCGTCCTGCTCGCGGCGGTCATCTACCCCGTCGTCGTCGGGTTCACCTGGGCCGGCCAGGGGCTGCTCACCAGCGACGGACTCATCGGGACCGGCTTCCAGGACTTCGCGGGCGGGGTCATCGTCCACGGCATGGGCGGCGTCGCCGGCCTCACCGCGGCCTGGATCATCGGGCCACGCATCGACCGCTACAACAGTGACGGCTCCGTCAACGTCATCCCCGGCCACTCGCTGACGTTCGCGGTGCTGGGCACCCTCATCCTCGCATTCGGCTGGTACGGCTTCAACGTCGGGACCGCCGCGTCGGTGTTCAACGCCGCGGATGCCAGCGAGGGCATCCTCTCGCTGGGCGCGTTCGACTACGTCGGCCGCGTGGCGCTGACGACCACGCTGGGCATGGCCGCGGGCGCCATCGGCGCCGGCGGCATGGCGCTGTACAAGACCGGCAAGGTCGACACGCTGTACGTCGCCAACGGGATGCTCGCGGGCCTCGTGGGCAT from Haloglomus litoreum includes the following:
- a CDS encoding ammonium transporter: MGVLQSGADIATLVEGVNLLWVLTVTFLIFFMHAGFAMLEAGQVRSKNVANQLTKNMLTWSIGVVAFFLVGAGVASVTGQLTGPNALVPGDLIATWSSDSAGWVSWLFGAVFAMTAATIVSGAVAGRAKLRAYVTYTVLLAAVIYPVVVGFTWAGQGLLTSDGLIGTGFQDFAGGVIVHGMGGVAGLTAAWIIGPRIDRYNSDGSVNVIPGHSLTFAVLGTLILAFGWYGFNVGTAASVFNAADASEGILSLGAFDYVGRVALTTTLGMAAGAIGAGGMALYKTGKVDTLYVANGMLAGLVGITSITDNILWVGALAVGLIAGAQLPIVFGFVEKRLKIDDVCAVFPVHGSAGLLGALLFPFVATQTWASGFDAAFFVDALIGQIALVVVITAWTVAATAAVFGALKAAGEARVSREHELEGLDVSEHGVDTYPEFGAPETATDGGIVGGDTSSELRSDGGYVENEKGIVRPDGGVANDGGIKMVTAYIRPDALSNVKKALVEVGAPSITVTNVSGRGSQPAKKGQWRGEEYTVDLHQKVKVECVVADVPADDVAEAIADAAKTGEPGDGKVFVLPVESAHQIRTGKTGREAV